From Chitinivibrionales bacterium:
CTGAAGTTACGAAATAGGCGGTGTTTTCATGAGAAAATACACGGCAGCCGACAACCTCTGAGGAAGCGATCACCGACTTTGATCCGGTGAACAAAAAGAAAAGGAGTAGAAGAGTGTTTCTCTTTGCCATCTGAGGGCGCCCTACCGGATTATAACATCTTTGTCTCATCCTGATCCCGCCCGGCGGAATGAGGGGATGAGTTTTATTAATGGGATAACTTTTGCTTAAACAACGATCTCATCGATCCTGTCCGTCGCAACATTGCCGAACCCGAGCCGGGAAGCGATTTTGAGATGTTTCACCTTTTCACCGGTAAGGTTCATACCGTACCATTGGGCTTTGGTGACCGCGATGCTGTCGACCGCTACCGGATCGATTCCTCCAACAAAAGTTTCGAGATTGACTACTTTGCCCGGACCGGCCGGTCCGTTGTCGAGCAGGGCGCGGGAGGCATCGACAATAGTAAGCGACGGTTTAATATAATAGAGCAGTTCGGCTATCGCCTGGTGTAAATCCATTTCGGCATGCAGGGCGCTACGGTCCCAGACCAGCCCCATCAGCCCTTTTATTCCCAGCGAAACCCCGGCGGCGCTGTGAGATTTTGCCGTGGGAAGACAGATCAGGGTATCGGCCCGGTCGAGTTCCTTGAGCAGTTCCACCCGTGTTAACATCTTCGCGTCATCGTTTTTCTTCTCAACAAACTGGTCCTGTTTGTCGGGCGTAAAGAGAACCGCGCCTTTTAACGGGTCTACGACTTTATCAAAGCCGGTTTTCTCCCGGCAAAGCGCGGCTTCCCGGATTGTATGATCGGCGATCACCACTCGTCGCGCACCGGCCTCCAGACAAAGAGAAACCAGCGTTTTGAGCGCGAGGGGCGATGTGCCGGTGCCCCATGAGGGGGGGTTGGAAAAACTCATGTTGGGCTTGATCAGTACCCGCGATTTCGGCTTGACAAATTTTTCGATACCCCCGAGCTTTTCAACCAATGCGGGAATCGCCTTGTCGGCGCTCCCCTTTGCCGTAAAAACGGCGCTGCGGGATTGCCCCGCCCCTGCGCCGGGAACTGCCGCAACCATCGCTCCACCGGCAACCGTTTGCAAAAACTCTCGTCGTGCCTTGCGCATAATACATTCCCTTATCCAGGATACTGTTTGTATCAATCCAACAGTACTATGTTAATAATACGATATATTTGGTGCTGAAACCAAAAAATGAAGAGAGAATACCTCTCAATATAATATAACAATATAATAAAATATTTCATTCATGGTTCCAGTGAAAGCTTTTGTTTTATCATTTTTTGTCGAGACCGGGGAAATTATCCTTTATGCCGGTCCGCACAGAGGTCCGGGAACCGTGGCTTCGGCCAGTCCACCAGTCCAGAGGTCTATGTGCTCGATCGATTCGAATTGCTCTTCCAGTTTTATCACAACAACAGGATCACTTAAAA
This genomic window contains:
- a CDS encoding DUF362 domain-containing protein, giving the protein MRKARREFLQTVAGGAMVAAVPGAGAGQSRSAVFTAKGSADKAIPALVEKLGGIEKFVKPKSRVLIKPNMSFSNPPSWGTGTSPLALKTLVSLCLEAGARRVVIADHTIREAALCREKTGFDKVVDPLKGAVLFTPDKQDQFVEKKNDDAKMLTRVELLKELDRADTLICLPTAKSHSAAGVSLGIKGLMGLVWDRSALHAEMDLHQAIAELLYYIKPSLTIVDASRALLDNGPAGPGKVVNLETFVGGIDPVAVDSIAVTKAQWYGMNLTGEKVKHLKIASRLGFGNVATDRIDEIVV